From Polaribacter butkevichii, a single genomic window includes:
- a CDS encoding M14 family metallopeptidase, which yields MRYYFKEVLLSAVLLLMISCDNSSKAPKNFTTLFETSNGTETPEYKDVISYYKDLAEEYAAISLFSFGETDSGKPLHLVVYSNEGVFNVDEIKHLPKNRVLINNGIHPGESDGIDASMLLLRDLVQNDSLKEKYKNTIICVIPVYNIGGSLNRNSATRANQNGPKSYGFRGNARNYDLNRDFIKQDSKNAAAFADIFHTVNPDVFIDNHVSNGADYQYAITHLFTQHNKLGGNLGTFIEENMRPSLEKSLENKGIAITPYVNVWGTTPKEGWSQFFDSPRYSTGYTTLFNTLGLMVETHMLKPYKTRVAQTYQLLFSALDFTEKNGVKIKELRANAVDEVLAQETYPIVFKVDAKNSTELQFKGYEGEYIDSKVTTGQRLFYDKSKPYTEPVKYYNNFVATKTVKIPKAYVLQQGWHKVLERLKNNNIKFSRFKNDTVIAVEVNHIDNFETSKTAYEGHYLHANTSVKASTQNFKFRKGDVYIDTHQKGVRYLLETLEAAATDSFFNWNFFDTILQQKEGYSAYVFEDIAEDFLAQNPTIKKEFLEKLKTDTAFANNAKAQLNFVYKQSPHYELAHLRLPIFKIF from the coding sequence TTTTAAAGAAGTACTGTTGTCGGCTGTTTTATTATTGATGATTTCTTGTGATAATTCATCAAAAGCACCTAAAAATTTTACAACACTTTTTGAAACATCAAACGGAACCGAAACTCCAGAATACAAAGATGTAATTTCTTATTACAAAGATTTAGCAGAAGAGTATGCAGCCATTTCATTATTTTCTTTCGGAGAAACAGATTCGGGCAAGCCGTTGCATTTGGTGGTTTATAGTAACGAGGGTGTTTTTAATGTGGATGAAATTAAGCACTTACCAAAAAATAGGGTTTTAATTAACAACGGAATTCATCCCGGAGAATCAGACGGAATTGATGCTTCTATGTTGTTGCTTAGAGATCTTGTACAGAACGATTCGTTAAAAGAAAAGTATAAAAACACCATTATTTGTGTCATTCCTGTGTATAATATTGGTGGTTCTTTAAATAGAAATTCAGCCACGAGAGCAAATCAAAACGGACCAAAATCATATGGTTTTAGAGGAAATGCTAGAAACTACGATTTAAATAGAGATTTTATCAAACAAGACTCAAAAAATGCGGCAGCTTTTGCTGATATTTTTCATACTGTAAATCCTGATGTTTTTATTGATAATCACGTAAGTAACGGTGCCGATTATCAATATGCCATTACTCATTTATTTACACAACACAATAAATTAGGCGGTAATTTAGGGACTTTTATAGAAGAGAATATGCGTCCGAGTTTAGAGAAATCACTAGAAAATAAAGGCATTGCAATTACGCCTTATGTAAATGTTTGGGGTACAACTCCAAAAGAAGGTTGGTCTCAGTTTTTCGACTCACCAAGATATTCTACAGGCTACACAACCTTATTTAACACCTTAGGTTTAATGGTAGAAACACACATGTTAAAACCGTATAAAACAAGAGTAGCACAAACGTATCAATTGCTGTTTTCTGCTTTAGACTTTACAGAAAAAAATGGCGTAAAAATTAAAGAATTAAGAGCAAATGCTGTGGATGAGGTATTGGCACAAGAAACATATCCGATAGTTTTTAAGGTTGATGCAAAAAATTCTACAGAATTACAATTTAAAGGATACGAAGGCGAATATATAGATAGTAAGGTAACCACAGGGCAACGCTTGTTTTACGATAAATCAAAACCGTATACCGAGCCTGTAAAATATTACAATAATTTTGTAGCCACAAAGACTGTAAAAATTCCAAAAGCGTATGTTTTACAACAAGGTTGGCATAAAGTGTTAGAACGATTAAAAAATAATAATATTAAATTTTCACGTTTTAAAAACGATACGGTAATTGCTGTGGAAGTAAATCATATAGATAATTTTGAAACGAGTAAAACAGCTTACGAAGGGCATTATTTACATGCTAATACTTCGGTAAAAGCATCCACACAGAATTTTAAATTTAGAAAAGGAGATGTATATATTGATACCCATCAAAAGGGTGTTCGTTATTTGTTAGAAACCTTAGAGGCAGCAGCAACAGATTCTTTTTTTAATTGGAATTTTTTTGATACCATTTTACAACAAAAAGAAGGCTATTCTGCCTATGTTTTCGAAGATATTGCAGAAGACTTTTTAGCTCAGAATCCAACCATAAAAAAAGAGTTTTTAGAAAAACTAAAGACAGATACAGCGTTTGCTAATAACGCAAAAGCACAACTGAATTTTGTTTACAAACAATCACCTCATTACGAATTAGCACACTTACGTTTGCCTATTTTTAAAATATTTTAA
- a CDS encoding lactonase family protein — protein sequence MKLLSLFLVSIFLFGCKSETGKKASLKNETMETTFYVGTYTKKDSKGIYKYQISEEGKLTRIGLVAETINPTFLVKSKDKKTLFSVGETDANGIGYVKSFKITKDALQLISNEKSGGSGPCFVAVNDDNYVVTANYRSGSVGLLKADASGKLSTLLDVQQHVGKGTTERQKGPHAHSAWFHPAKKEVISVDLGTNELLFSTIDTHTNQLVATAQKSLKMEDGAGPRHLTFHPNNKWIYVLNELDNTVSLVKEKDGKYFVDFSIATLPSDFTAFSKAADIHITKDGKFLYASNRGHESIVMYAVNSENGTLKTIGYEPVLGKHPRNFSLSPDEQFLLVANQDTDNIVSFKRDATTGTLTFVSEVAAPMPVCILF from the coding sequence ATGAAATTGTTATCGCTGTTTTTAGTATCAATATTTTTATTCGGATGTAAATCTGAAACAGGTAAAAAAGCATCCCTAAAAAATGAGACTATGGAGACTACTTTTTATGTAGGTACGTATACCAAAAAAGATTCTAAAGGAATTTATAAATATCAAATTTCTGAAGAAGGAAAATTAACAAGAATAGGCTTGGTTGCAGAAACTATAAACCCTACTTTTTTAGTGAAATCTAAAGATAAAAAAACACTTTTTTCTGTTGGTGAAACAGATGCAAACGGCATTGGGTATGTAAAGTCTTTTAAAATAACAAAAGATGCTTTGCAACTTATCAGTAATGAAAAAAGTGGTGGTTCTGGACCTTGTTTTGTGGCTGTAAATGATGATAATTATGTAGTAACTGCAAATTACAGAAGCGGAAGCGTAGGTTTGTTAAAAGCAGATGCTTCTGGTAAATTATCTACATTATTAGATGTGCAACAACATGTTGGTAAAGGTACCACAGAAAGACAAAAAGGACCTCATGCACATTCAGCTTGGTTTCATCCAGCTAAAAAAGAAGTGATTTCTGTAGATTTAGGAACCAACGAATTGTTGTTTTCTACAATTGATACACACACAAATCAACTAGTTGCTACGGCTCAAAAATCTTTAAAAATGGAAGACGGAGCAGGACCAAGACATTTAACCTTTCATCCAAATAATAAATGGATTTACGTATTAAATGAGTTAGACAATACGGTTTCTTTGGTAAAAGAAAAAGACGGAAAATATTTTGTAGATTTTTCAATTGCTACTTTACCATCAGACTTTACAGCGTTTAGCAAGGCAGCAGATATTCATATAACCAAAGACGGAAAATTTTTATATGCTTCTAACCGCGGACACGAATCTATTGTGATGTATGCCGTTAATTCAGAAAACGGAACTTTAAAAACAATTGGTTACGAGCCTGTTTTAGGGAAACATCCTCGTAATTTTTCACTGTCTCCAGATGAACAGTTTTTATTAGTTGCTAATCAAGATACAGATAATATTGTTTCTTTTAAAAGAGATGCTACAACGGGTACATTAACTTTTGTTAGTGAAGTTGCTGCGCCAATGCCAGTTTGTATTTTGTTTTAG
- a CDS encoding LIC_10190 family membrane protein — MLLILVNWIYIFISSLSFGFLLKKLFKIENQNFTIHHILGLFSITLFSWVYAFFFALDLVFYGFMASVTMAVIWLLKKDVKVHLIQFKKCWLLFSNTYKLCIIFISVAALAMSSVTPAIFDNESYYIQTIKWLNEYGFVKGLGNLHIFFAQTSSWHILQAAFSFPFLETSFNDLNGYFLVLFSFLCFQQLHHFKTSKKINQLYIGSVLISLPFLIFFINAPSPDLSVFLISQLLFFLFIKHYKAIDFSSFSIVLLLTIFLCVIKITTCVLVLLPLILVVKHFKTLKPNLVKPILFSVFVLFLFLIKNVILTGYLLYPLENFDVLNVDWKVPKELIHLFKVGTYSAAFDYQELENLSTYQLFIAWVTSFKFNGIINIIFTTLLLSFPFLWFLKSKEKSVFILYIIGVLHFVLAWIFSPQYRFFFFYMLFFSMQICVWFFKKEKIIVLFTYISLLLSLVPFLTELKLSNYTTIKKTNTKTSILKLKNIVQPNVNSSMSLEYNQHIEGAFAYNSPTKDSFFWTVGIVPLPAVNAKQVAFIKKYYKIVPALRTADVEDGFKSMHVK; from the coding sequence ATGCTTTTAATTTTAGTTAATTGGATTTATATTTTCATTTCCTCCTTAAGCTTTGGGTTTTTATTAAAAAAACTATTTAAAATTGAGAATCAAAACTTTACCATTCACCATATTTTAGGACTATTTTCCATAACATTATTTAGTTGGGTGTATGCTTTTTTCTTTGCTTTAGATCTTGTTTTTTACGGCTTCATGGCTAGTGTAACAATGGCAGTAATTTGGTTGTTAAAAAAAGACGTTAAAGTACATCTCATTCAGTTTAAAAAATGTTGGCTTTTATTTAGTAACACTTATAAATTGTGTATTATTTTTATTAGTGTTGCTGCGTTGGCAATGTCGTCGGTTACGCCTGCTATTTTTGATAATGAGAGTTATTATATACAAACCATAAAATGGTTAAATGAATACGGATTTGTTAAAGGATTGGGAAATTTACATATCTTTTTTGCACAAACCTCTAGTTGGCATATTTTACAAGCGGCATTTTCTTTTCCGTTTTTAGAAACCTCTTTTAATGATTTAAACGGTTACTTTTTAGTTCTTTTTTCTTTTCTCTGCTTTCAACAATTACATCATTTTAAAACAAGTAAAAAAATAAACCAATTGTATATAGGTAGCGTCTTAATAAGTCTGCCTTTTCTTATTTTTTTTATCAATGCACCTTCACCAGATTTATCGGTATTTTTAATAAGTCAGTTGTTATTTTTCCTTTTTATAAAGCATTATAAAGCCATAGACTTTTCTAGTTTTAGTATTGTGCTATTGCTCACAATTTTTTTGTGTGTCATAAAAATCACCACTTGTGTTTTGGTGTTGTTGCCTTTAATTTTAGTTGTTAAGCATTTTAAAACATTAAAACCGAATCTAGTAAAACCCATTCTTTTCTCTGTTTTTGTACTGTTTTTATTTTTGATTAAAAATGTAATTCTTACAGGTTATTTATTATATCCGTTAGAAAATTTTGATGTTTTAAATGTAGATTGGAAAGTGCCTAAAGAATTGATTCATTTGTTTAAAGTGGGTACGTATAGTGCTGCTTTTGATTATCAAGAATTAGAAAACCTTTCTACATATCAATTGTTTATTGCTTGGGTTACCTCTTTTAAATTTAATGGAATAATCAATATTATTTTTACAACTTTATTACTCTCTTTTCCTTTTTTATGGTTTCTAAAAAGTAAAGAAAAATCCGTTTTTATCTTGTACATAATTGGAGTTTTACATTTTGTATTGGCGTGGATTTTTTCTCCTCAATACCGATTTTTCTTTTTTTATATGTTGTTTTTTTCCATGCAAATTTGCGTTTGGTTTTTTAAAAAAGAAAAAATAATTGTGTTATTTACCTATATAAGTTTATTGCTAAGTTTGGTCCCTTTTTTAACCGAATTAAAATTGAGCAACTACACCACCATAAAAAAAACGAATACCAAAACCAGTATTTTAAAGCTTAAAAATATTGTACAACCAAATGTAAATTCGAGCATGAGTTTAGAATATAACCAACATATAGAAGGTGCTTTTGCTTATAATTCTCCCACAAAAGATAGTTTTTTCTGGACGGTAGGGATTGTGCCTTTACCTGCGGTTAATGCAAAACAAGTGGCCTTTATTAAAAAATATTATAAAATTGTTCCGGCTTTAAGAACTGCGGATGTTGAAGATGGTTTTAAGAGTATGCACGTTAAATAG
- a CDS encoding DUF2075 domain-containing protein, protein MKRAYYSNTISEFLTEDSNSVLGQLSLNHSNRSLEDLQKNAWVKQIEILKSELTGIRGSIYFEFQIPRMGKRVDNIIIVDDCVFVVEFKVGDNTYGKHAELQVIDYCLDLKNFHEGSHFVKLIPVLIATNAEWCSTNTEKVIEHYQVAKCNKSGIREIIEKFTQYPRDEINIEIWENSIYKPTPTIVEAAQALYKGHKVEEISRHDSEKINLNKTSNYINEVIDNSKLNNKKSICFITGVPGAGKTLAGLSIANERMLANEDEHAVFLSGNGPLVDVLREALARDFVLTAAESGQRVTKDEAKRKTSTFIQNIHHFRDEYIKYNVKPTERVVVFDEAQRAWTNKQVSSFMKRKKGIEDFDMSEPEFLIDVMNRHKDWCTIICLIGGGQEINTGEAGLEEWVSAFQKNYNDWEIHFSNSIVNSPNYIKSETQRKWLNRNGISETDLHLAVSVRSFRSEKVSEFVHELLELNLETTKKLYSDIKNDFPIYITRDIRVAKKWLREESKGTERTGLIASSGARRLKALGFDVKNEISAPYWFLNSNDDIRSSYFLEDIATEFDIQGLEIDRTCLIWGANFHIDNNEWKYQNFKGTKWQNIKQEVSKNYLKNTYRVLLTRGRQGMIIFIPEGSEIDHTRPKIFYDGTYNYLKKIGIVELF, encoded by the coding sequence ATGAAAAGAGCATACTACAGTAATACAATTTCAGAGTTTTTAACTGAAGATTCAAATTCAGTTTTAGGCCAATTAAGCTTAAACCATAGTAATCGTTCGTTAGAGGATTTACAAAAAAATGCTTGGGTTAAACAGATTGAAATTCTTAAGAGTGAGTTAACTGGAATTAGAGGTTCAATTTATTTTGAATTTCAAATTCCTAGAATGGGAAAACGTGTTGACAACATAATAATTGTTGATGATTGTGTTTTTGTAGTCGAATTTAAGGTCGGTGATAATACATATGGTAAACATGCAGAATTACAAGTAATAGACTATTGTTTAGATTTAAAAAATTTCCATGAAGGCAGTCATTTTGTTAAATTAATTCCAGTACTAATTGCAACAAATGCTGAATGGTGTTCAACTAATACAGAAAAAGTAATAGAACATTATCAAGTTGCAAAATGTAACAAATCTGGAATCAGAGAAATAATTGAGAAATTTACTCAGTATCCGAGGGATGAAATAAATATTGAAATTTGGGAGAATTCAATATATAAGCCTACACCAACAATAGTTGAGGCAGCTCAAGCACTATACAAAGGACACAAGGTTGAGGAGATATCTCGCCATGATTCAGAAAAAATAAATCTAAACAAAACTTCTAATTATATAAATGAAGTCATAGATAATTCAAAGCTAAATAATAAAAAATCAATTTGTTTTATTACAGGAGTACCAGGAGCAGGAAAAACATTGGCAGGCTTAAGTATTGCAAATGAAAGAATGCTCGCAAATGAGGATGAACATGCAGTTTTTCTTTCAGGAAATGGTCCATTGGTAGATGTTTTAAGAGAAGCTTTAGCTAGAGACTTTGTTTTAACAGCTGCAGAAAGTGGTCAACGAGTTACTAAAGATGAAGCTAAAAGAAAAACAAGTACTTTTATTCAAAACATTCATCATTTTAGGGATGAATATATAAAGTATAATGTTAAGCCTACCGAAAGAGTTGTAGTATTTGATGAAGCTCAAAGAGCATGGACTAATAAGCAAGTTAGTTCATTTATGAAAAGAAAGAAAGGTATTGAAGATTTTGATATGTCTGAACCAGAATTTTTGATTGATGTTATGAATCGTCATAAAGATTGGTGTACAATTATATGTTTAATTGGTGGAGGACAAGAAATAAACACAGGAGAAGCAGGTCTTGAGGAATGGGTTAGTGCTTTTCAAAAAAACTACAACGACTGGGAGATTCATTTTTCAAATTCTATTGTCAATAGTCCTAATTATATAAAATCTGAAACTCAAAGAAAGTGGTTGAATAGAAATGGAATTTCTGAAACGGATTTACATTTAGCGGTTTCAGTGCGCTCTTTTAGGTCAGAAAAAGTATCCGAATTTGTTCACGAACTATTGGAATTAAATTTAGAAACAACAAAAAAACTATATTCAGACATTAAAAATGATTTCCCTATTTACATTACACGAGATATAAGAGTAGCTAAAAAATGGCTAAGAGAAGAAAGTAAAGGGACAGAAAGAACTGGTTTAATAGCATCTTCTGGAGCCAGAAGACTTAAAGCTTTAGGGTTTGATGTTAAAAATGAAATATCTGCTCCTTATTGGTTTTTAAACTCAAACGATGATATTAGGTCTTCCTATTTCTTAGAAGATATAGCTACAGAATTTGATATACAAGGTTTAGAAATAGATAGGACTTGTTTAATTTGGGGAGCTAATTTTCATATTGATAATAACGAATGGAAATACCAAAATTTTAAAGGAACAAAATGGCAAAACATAAAACAAGAAGTAAGTAAAAATTATCTTAAAAATACTTATAGAGTTTTATTAACTAGAGGAAGACAAGGTATGATAATTTTTATACCTGAAGGTTCGGAAATAGACCATACAAGACCTAAAATTTTTTATGATGGTACTTATAATTACTTAAAAAAAATAGGTATAGTAGAATTATTTTGA
- a CDS encoding helix-turn-helix domain-containing protein, protein MVNKFLLKEFGIRIRELRLENKLSQEKLSFKTGFHRTYIGMIERGERNISLTNIAVFSKVFEMEISDLLNFKNQNSKLSFNDYQLKTDS, encoded by the coding sequence ATGGTAAATAAATTTCTTTTAAAAGAATTTGGAATAAGAATTAGAGAGTTAAGACTCGAAAACAAACTAAGTCAAGAAAAACTTTCTTTCAAAACAGGATTTCATAGAACTTATATTGGTATGATTGAAAGAGGCGAAAGAAATATATCTCTAACCAATATTGCTGTATTTTCAAAAGTTTTTGAAATGGAGATTTCAGATTTATTAAACTTTAAAAATCAAAATTCAAAACTAAGTTTTAATGATTATCAACTTAAAACTGATAGTTAA
- a CDS encoding SulP family inorganic anion transporter produces the protein MTEFIRKILPNAKDDVLAGITVSLAMIPEVVAFAFVAQISPIVALFGAFVVGIISASFGGRPGLISGAAGAVAVIFVHMIQEGHAKGLLFDNPVENMGYFYLLAAVVLMGIIQIFAGVFKLGKFVRLIPHPVMMGFVNGLAIVIFMAQLGMFKENKKDFFGQNMRKTESKELVYNVSNNQVKDIMSGTVLFTIDGKSIKNKATNQEVFFVSDGQVFDAKTKKVVFNASDEGFYSVKDSGVVKTTMQGKTLYIMIGLVLLTMLIVWGLPKLTTKIPAALTAILIVTLISIFSGLGSINVGDFIRDGGGAGLNGIAELSKNLNVLELWSNLPFNLDTLKFIAPYAFLAASVGLIETLMTMNLVDELTESRGNGNKECIAQGAGNIVSGAFGGTGGCGMIGQTVININAGGRGRLSGVMMALTLLTFILFADKYIEQVPIAALVGVMFMMVIETFAWSSFRILKKIPMADAFVLIIVSAVTVFFDLAIAVFVGVIISALSFAWTSAKKIRARKRFKADGTKIYEIWGPLFFGSITEFNEKFDIKNDPDVVEIDFVEARVTDHSAIEAIFNLVEKYQAANKKITLKHLSEDCKLLLFKSSPIFQEIIIEDIDDPRYHLAANPEDFPKPLGEYKF, from the coding sequence ATGACTGAGTTTATTAGAAAAATTTTACCAAATGCAAAAGATGATGTCCTTGCAGGAATAACCGTTTCCCTAGCAATGATACCAGAAGTTGTCGCTTTTGCTTTTGTGGCACAAATAAGTCCTATTGTAGCTTTATTTGGTGCTTTTGTGGTAGGAATTATTTCTGCTAGTTTTGGTGGAAGACCCGGATTAATCTCTGGTGCTGCAGGTGCTGTTGCTGTTATTTTTGTGCATATGATACAAGAAGGACACGCAAAAGGCTTGTTATTTGACAATCCTGTAGAAAATATGGGCTACTTTTATCTTTTAGCTGCCGTAGTATTAATGGGAATTATACAAATATTTGCAGGTGTTTTTAAGTTAGGAAAATTTGTACGTTTAATTCCACATCCTGTAATGATGGGCTTTGTAAATGGTTTGGCCATTGTTATTTTTATGGCACAATTAGGCATGTTTAAAGAAAACAAAAAAGATTTCTTCGGACAAAATATGCGTAAAACCGAATCGAAAGAATTGGTCTATAATGTATCTAACAACCAAGTAAAAGATATAATGTCTGGTACCGTTTTATTTACTATTGATGGAAAATCAATAAAAAACAAAGCCACCAACCAAGAAGTATTTTTTGTGTCTGACGGACAAGTATTTGATGCAAAAACTAAAAAAGTTGTTTTTAATGCTTCCGATGAGGGTTTTTATTCAGTAAAAGATAGCGGTGTTGTAAAAACAACTATGCAAGGAAAAACCTTATATATAATGATTGGTTTGGTATTATTAACCATGCTAATTGTTTGGGGATTGCCTAAATTAACTACAAAAATACCTGCTGCATTAACAGCCATTTTAATCGTTACTCTAATTTCTATTTTTAGCGGATTGGGTTCTATTAATGTTGGCGATTTTATTAGAGATGGTGGTGGCGCTGGTTTAAATGGAATTGCAGAACTTTCTAAGAATTTAAATGTTTTAGAATTGTGGAGCAACCTTCCTTTTAATTTAGATACCTTAAAGTTTATTGCTCCTTATGCCTTTTTAGCAGCATCGGTTGGTTTAATAGAAACGTTAATGACCATGAATTTAGTGGATGAATTAACAGAATCTAGAGGTAACGGAAACAAAGAGTGTATTGCGCAAGGTGCAGGAAACATTGTAAGTGGTGCCTTTGGTGGAACTGGTGGTTGTGGTATGATTGGACAAACCGTAATTAATATCAATGCTGGCGGACGTGGACGTTTATCGGGCGTAATGATGGCATTAACACTATTAACTTTTATTTTATTTGCAGATAAATATATAGAGCAAGTGCCCATTGCAGCGCTTGTTGGTGTAATGTTTATGATGGTGATTGAAACTTTTGCTTGGTCTAGTTTTAGAATTTTAAAGAAAATACCAATGGCAGATGCTTTTGTATTAATCATTGTTTCTGCAGTAACAGTTTTCTTTGATTTGGCCATTGCCGTATTTGTAGGGGTTATTATTTCTGCTTTATCTTTTGCTTGGACAAGTGCTAAGAAAATTAGAGCTAGAAAACGTTTTAAAGCAGACGGAACAAAAATTTACGAAATTTGGGGTCCTTTATTCTTTGGAAGTATTACCGAATTTAATGAAAAGTTCGATATTAAAAACGACCCAGATGTTGTAGAAATAGATTTTGTAGAAGCACGTGTTACAGATCATTCTGCCATAGAAGCTATTTTTAATTTGGTTGAAAAGTACCAAGCAGCCAACAAAAAAATCACCTTAAAACACTTGAGTGAAGATTGTAAATTGTTATTGTTTAAATCGAGCCCAATATTTCAGGAAATCATTATAGAAGATATCGATGATCCTCGTTATCACTTAGCTGCAAACCCAGAAGATTTTCCTAAACCTTTAGGTGAGTATAAGTTTTAA
- a CDS encoding NUDIX hydrolase has product MYKVFVNDTPIIITSSSKKENIFPVYNFKNVLFDDIIHKINNKELKGINLYSTDLENDWKSFLSNMKVIPAAGGLVLNPKKEILFIFRNGVWDLPKGWVEKGETIKTAAIREVEEECGISNLHLIKPLVTTYHIYFHKGIKLKQTYWFLMSSDDQKELTPQLEEGITQVTFKNEAKTKEALANSYANIQLVYDTYKEG; this is encoded by the coding sequence ATGTATAAAGTTTTTGTAAATGATACGCCAATAATTATCACTTCTTCTTCAAAAAAAGAAAATATTTTTCCTGTTTACAACTTTAAGAATGTTCTTTTTGATGATATCATTCATAAAATAAACAACAAAGAGCTAAAAGGCATTAATTTATATAGCACTGACTTAGAGAATGATTGGAAATCTTTTTTAAGTAATATGAAGGTAATTCCCGCCGCAGGCGGATTGGTGCTAAACCCCAAAAAAGAAATTCTATTTATTTTTAGAAATGGCGTTTGGGACCTACCAAAAGGTTGGGTAGAAAAAGGAGAAACCATAAAAACAGCCGCTATTAGAGAGGTAGAAGAAGAGTGTGGCATTTCTAACTTACACCTTATAAAACCTTTAGTAACCACCTACCATATTTATTTTCATAAAGGAATAAAGCTAAAACAAACCTATTGGTTTTTAATGTCTTCGGATGATCAAAAAGAATTAACACCTCAATTAGAAGAAGGAATAACCCAAGTTACCTTTAAAAACGAAGCTAAAACCAAAGAGGCACTGGCAAATTCTTATGCAAATATTCAATTAGTGTACGATACTTACAAAGAAGGATAG
- the pyrE gene encoding orotate phosphoribosyltransferase — translation MILNKDTAKKTAELLLQIKAIKLSPNDPFNWASGWKSPIYCDNRITLSYPPVRVFLKEEIAKIVELQYGKPDVIAGVATGAIAIGVLVAQELGVPFIYVRPEPKKHGRKNQIEGHLERGQNVVVIEDLISTGNSSLNAVDALKEAGAVVKGMVAIFSYGFDVATKNFEEKNVGLTTLSSYENLLEQALDSNYITDKELITLNDWRKSPSTWKQ, via the coding sequence ATGATTTTAAACAAAGATACGGCAAAAAAAACAGCTGAACTTTTATTGCAAATAAAAGCAATAAAGTTAAGCCCCAATGACCCTTTTAATTGGGCATCAGGTTGGAAATCTCCAATATATTGTGATAACAGAATAACGCTATCTTATCCTCCAGTTCGTGTTTTTTTAAAAGAAGAAATTGCAAAAATTGTAGAGTTACAATATGGTAAACCAGATGTAATTGCTGGTGTTGCTACCGGTGCAATTGCAATTGGAGTTTTAGTGGCTCAAGAATTAGGAGTTCCTTTTATTTATGTAAGGCCAGAGCCAAAAAAACATGGTAGAAAGAACCAAATTGAAGGGCATTTAGAAAGAGGGCAAAATGTTGTAGTTATTGAAGATTTAATAAGTACAGGTAACAGTAGCTTAAATGCGGTAGATGCTTTAAAAGAAGCAGGTGCTGTTGTAAAAGGTATGGTGGCTATTTTTTCTTACGGATTTGATGTAGCAACTAAGAATTTTGAAGAAAAAAATGTAGGGTTAACTACGTTAAGTAGTTACGAAAACTTGTTAGAACAAGCTTTAGATAGTAATTATATTACTGATAAGGAGTTGATTACGTTAAACGATTGGAGAAAAAGTCCGAGTACCTGGAAACAATAA
- a CDS encoding orotate phosphoribosyltransferase, whose product MNINGNTVTIDKSAEEVFTFFTNLKNFKEIMPENIQKFEVDGDSFIFGLPGMPEIRLVLKEKTEFSNITLGAASSKLPFTLSADINELSENKTEVSLKFDGEFNAMMAMMIKKPLTKFVDTLTENIGKL is encoded by the coding sequence ATGAATATTAACGGAAATACAGTAACCATAGATAAATCTGCCGAAGAAGTATTTACTTTTTTTACAAATTTGAAGAATTTTAAAGAAATAATGCCAGAGAACATTCAAAAGTTTGAGGTAGATGGAGATTCTTTTATATTTGGATTACCGGGGATGCCAGAAATTAGATTGGTGTTAAAAGAAAAAACAGAATTTTCTAACATTACTTTAGGGGCAGCAAGTAGTAAATTACCTTTTACATTGTCTGCGGATATTAATGAGTTGTCAGAAAATAAAACGGAAGTATCTTTAAAATTTGATGGTGAGTTTAATGCTATGATGGCAATGATGATAAAAAAACCATTGACTAAATTTGTAGATACCCTTACAGAAAATATCGGAAAGCTTTAA